The window GTTCAATGATTTTATTTGGCGTGCTGACGCACATCAAATAAAAGCCTATACATTAAGTACATGGCATCAAAACCGGTGAGCAGCATGTCGACGACAATGGTGATGTCAATCTTCTCAGCTCCCTTGTTTGGTAGGTCACGGTTGGGGAGCTTCTGGTCCTTGATGCGCTGCTGGATATCCTGGTAGTAGAGGTCGAAGTTGTTGAGATCGTGGTTCGTCCCATACTGGTCATTGTAGTCAGAAATGATGGCCTTGAGTGCGGCCTTCTTCTCCTCGGGGTCGTGCTGGTTGTCTTCTTTTTCCTGGGGAAGATCTTCCTGGATCTGCTGAACATCCTTGTTGCCCTCCGCCGGAGGCGAGAAGACAGCAGCGATCTTCAGGGGCACGAACTCGCCATTGGCAGCCTGACGCTCCACCTGTATCTTCTTGAAGACCCCATAATATTCGATAGCATCGTTGATCGAAGCTGTCGCGAGTAGTGCGTTGAAGTGTCGGTTTCCTGTTGCGGCATCATGTTTGTCAAGAATGGCCTCGACAACCGCCTGCTTGGTAAGCGTCTGTCCCGGCTTGGGAGCAGGGATGTCTTTTGGCTTGTAGTAGTCGACGTGGAATCGAAGGACGTTTTGGTCTTCGATCGCATGGGTGATAGTATAGGCGTGGAGTTGTTGTTGGAAAAGATCCTCGGTCGTTCGCAGTGTAGCGGTATCCCCCTTGACCTGTTTGGTGGTCGCGTTGTCCTCAAAGATCGGGGTGCCGGTAAAACCGAAAAGCTGAGAGTTCGGAAAAAACTCCTTGATTGCTTTGTGATTCCCGCCGAACTGCGAGCGGTGGCACTCGTCGAAGATGAAAACCATTCGCTTGTCGCGAAGTTGCTCAAGCCGCTGCTTGAACGTTGACTGTCCTCGTGCGGCATTGTGCTTGTTGCGCTTGCTGTTTTCGTCAAGCGCGAGACCGAGCTTCTGAATAGTCGTGACGATGACCTTGTCTGCATAATCGTCGGACAGAAGGCGGCGAACAAGCGTTGCGGTGTTGGTGTTTTCCTCAACGCAGTTCTTCTGGAACCGATTGAACT is drawn from Acidiferrobacterales bacterium and contains these coding sequences:
- a CDS encoding HsdR family type I site-specific deoxyribonuclease, translated to MNTLECHLEEVFVEKLRELKYDIRSDIRDRTTLEANFREKFEALNRVTLTDGEFQRLLEEIVTPDVFKAARALRNREAFTRDDGTPLNYTLVNIKDWCKNTFEVVNQLRINTDHSYHRYDVIILINGIPVVQIELKALGINPRRAMEQIVRYKSDPGNGYTRTLLCFMQLFIVSNRTDTLYFTNNNAKHFTFDADEQFLPVYRFAAEDNTKIAYLDDFADKFLAKCTLGHMISKYMVLIASEQKLLIMRPYQIYAVKTIVDCIDQNYGNGYIWHTTGSGKTLTSFKASTLLKTNESIHKCLFVVDRKDLDRQTRDEFNRFQKNCVEENTNTATLVRRLLSDDYADKVIVTTIQKLGLALDENSKRNKHNAARGQSTFKQRLEQLRDKRMVFIFDECHRSQFGGNHKAIKEFFPNSQLFGFTGTPIFEDNATTKQVKGDTATLRTTEDLFQQQLHAYTITHAIEDQNVLRFHVDYYKPKDIPAPKPGQTLTKQAVVEAILDKHDAATGNRHFNALLATASINDAIEYYGVFKKIQVERQAANGEFVPLKIAAVFSPPAEGNKDVQQIQEDLPQEKEDNQHDPEEKKAALKAIISDYNDQYGTNHDLNNFDLYYQDIQQRIKDQKLPNRDLPNKGAEKIDITIVVDMLLTGFDAMYLMYRLLFDVRQHAK